From one Balneolaceae bacterium genomic stretch:
- a CDS encoding ABC transporter ATP-binding protein, whose amino-acid sequence MKFFESIAYYFGVYKDFIGKRLYIVFALTATAALTEAFGITLILPLIEAADAGDGGLGGRGGVALQFLHAILEFMGIQNSIVGILIFIGVIFIGKGFLKFLEGGYASYLRAQLMKEIKGKMFNSYRFMDYKYYADNNTGHFINVINGQINNFIRTFDTFTRFLTMIIITASYLSIAFLLAWRFALMAIGIGFLLLFLFRYLNKYVQNLSRKTSKEESLLNKFLVQTIQSFKYLSSTNQMQYLKGGVMSSIERLAQYMFRQGAASAFTKAIREPVSVIFLLFVIIVQVVVFDAPIAPIFVALLLFHRGMQHMIGIQDDWQKTMEKIGSLEMVVNEFEILEHHREQSGSRSVGQLSDGIELHDVKFRYDDSDENILKSVNIEIPINNMIAFVGESGAGKSTLIDTLTLLLKPQSGKIYIDGIDSSEIEVGSWRSQIGYVSQETVVFDDTVANNICLWKGDYENDPGVRKRVEEAAKRAYADQFIRDMNDGYQTVVGDRGVRLSGGQRQRLFIARELYKNPNLLILDEATSSLDTESERYIQKSIDALKGSMTVVIIAHRLSTIKNSDLIYVLEKGRIIESGTYDELSLNSDSRFAQMVAIQSL is encoded by the coding sequence TTGAAGTTTTTTGAGAGTATAGCGTATTATTTTGGCGTCTATAAAGATTTTATAGGGAAAAGACTCTACATTGTATTTGCTCTAACGGCCACTGCTGCACTAACCGAGGCTTTCGGAATTACGTTAATCTTACCTTTGATTGAAGCGGCTGACGCCGGAGATGGCGGACTTGGCGGCCGTGGTGGTGTTGCGTTACAGTTTTTGCATGCAATTCTTGAATTTATGGGAATCCAAAACTCAATTGTTGGTATTCTCATTTTTATTGGCGTGATATTTATAGGCAAGGGTTTTTTGAAATTCCTGGAGGGTGGATATGCCAGTTATCTTCGTGCCCAATTGATGAAAGAGATCAAGGGGAAGATGTTTAATTCCTACCGGTTTATGGATTATAAATATTATGCTGATAATAATACCGGTCATTTTATCAATGTGATTAACGGACAAATCAATAATTTTATACGAACATTTGATACATTTACCCGTTTTCTCACAATGATTATTATTACGGCATCGTACCTGTCAATTGCATTTTTACTGGCATGGAGATTCGCCCTAATGGCCATAGGCATAGGTTTTCTGCTTCTGTTTCTCTTCAGATATTTAAATAAATACGTTCAGAATCTCTCCAGGAAAACCTCTAAAGAAGAAAGTCTTCTGAATAAGTTTTTGGTTCAAACTATTCAGTCATTTAAATATCTGTCATCCACAAATCAGATGCAGTATTTGAAAGGCGGTGTAATGTCGAGTATTGAAAGACTGGCTCAGTATATGTTTCGGCAAGGAGCTGCAAGTGCATTTACAAAGGCTATACGGGAACCTGTTTCTGTTATATTTCTGCTTTTTGTAATTATTGTTCAAGTGGTGGTATTCGACGCCCCGATAGCCCCGATATTTGTTGCCCTGTTACTCTTTCACAGAGGAATGCAACACATGATTGGAATCCAGGATGACTGGCAAAAAACAATGGAAAAAATCGGATCACTTGAGATGGTTGTGAACGAGTTTGAGATTTTGGAACATCACCGCGAACAAAGTGGTTCTCGTTCTGTTGGTCAGCTTTCGGATGGAATCGAGTTGCATGATGTTAAATTCCGCTACGATGACAGTGACGAGAATATTCTTAAGTCTGTAAATATTGAGATTCCGATCAATAACATGATCGCCTTTGTGGGAGAATCCGGTGCTGGCAAATCAACGCTGATTGACACTTTAACCCTTCTTTTAAAACCCCAGAGTGGTAAAATTTACATTGATGGTATTGATTCTTCAGAGATTGAAGTTGGTTCATGGAGATCACAAATTGGATATGTTTCTCAGGAAACGGTTGTTTTTGATGATACCGTAGCTAACAATATCTGCTTATGGAAAGGGGATTATGAAAATGATCCCGGCGTAAGAAAACGTGTGGAAGAAGCAGCCAAAAGAGCTTATGCCGATCAGTTTATCCGGGATATGAATGATGGATACCAAACAGTTGTGGGCGATCGGGGAGTACGTTTGTCCGGCGGTCAGCGCCAGCGACTTTTCATCGCACGCGAACTTTATAAAAATCCTAATCTGCTTATTCTTGATGAGGCTACAAGTTCTCTGGATACAGAATCCGAGCGATATATTCAAAAAAGTATCGATGCTCTGAAAGGCTCAATGACAGTGGTAATTATTGCACATCGATTGTCTACTATCAAAAACTCAGACTTGATTTATGTACTGGAAAAAGGACGTATTATTGAAAGCGGAACATACGATGAGCTTTCGCTAAATAGTGATTCCCGTTTTGCCCAGATGGTTGCAATTCAAAGCCTGTAG
- a CDS encoding Wzz/FepE/Etk N-terminal domain-containing protein, with the protein MSDYNKNEPDRPEEGSIEKKGKKQLEKSSLKEEYRLIPVSEEGYQDREDEVFIDLVGIAKDLWVNKGTILSSVIIVFALGIIIYLGSNPMYYSEAQLMPQSTSNQSQLGQLFQQYGNFFGIQREAEENDIQVTMYPHIVESLNFQIELMQHEVYFSTLDSTLTVFDYFNEYYRPSLVDRTVDFIWNYTIALPVTIWDGTRSFFSKETSERPEIDFSQFDEFDAPKQLDNRIRKVSTTAGELITISREPQTGFVNIGVSLPDPQASTEMVMLVKELLQEYVTDFRTEKAINNLEFIEEQYEEAKQLFQIRQDSLAAFQDRNVNLNLQSVAVVEQRLQSEYDLAFSLYNTLARRLQEAKIQVQEETPVFRVHEPAVIPGSPSEPDPLRILGGSLFAGLFLGIVMIYLRRWVSYFWNEFKNKDPKPYLS; encoded by the coding sequence GTGTCAGATTATAACAAAAATGAGCCGGACCGCCCTGAGGAGGGAAGTATAGAAAAAAAGGGTAAAAAACAGTTAGAGAAAAGCTCATTAAAAGAAGAATACAGGCTTATCCCTGTTTCGGAAGAGGGATACCAAGACCGCGAGGACGAAGTATTTATTGACCTTGTAGGTATTGCTAAAGATCTATGGGTTAATAAGGGTACAATACTCAGCTCTGTAATTATTGTATTTGCTTTAGGAATAATTATATACCTGGGTAGTAATCCAATGTATTATTCAGAGGCTCAATTGATGCCACAATCCACTTCAAATCAATCTCAATTAGGTCAATTATTTCAACAATACGGTAACTTTTTTGGCATTCAAAGAGAGGCTGAAGAAAATGATATCCAGGTCACCATGTATCCTCATATTGTTGAGAGTCTGAATTTTCAAATTGAATTGATGCAGCATGAAGTCTATTTCAGCACATTAGACAGCACCCTAACGGTTTTCGATTACTTTAATGAATATTACAGACCCAGTTTAGTAGACAGGACGGTAGATTTTATTTGGAATTACACAATTGCACTACCGGTTACAATTTGGGATGGAACAAGGTCATTTTTTTCTAAAGAAACCTCAGAACGCCCTGAAATTGACTTTTCTCAGTTCGATGAATTTGATGCGCCAAAACAATTAGATAATCGTATCAGAAAAGTATCAACTACTGCAGGAGAGTTGATAACGATCTCCAGGGAGCCACAAACAGGGTTTGTTAATATTGGGGTTTCGCTACCTGATCCACAAGCCTCAACAGAAATGGTGATGTTAGTTAAGGAACTGTTGCAGGAGTATGTAACTGATTTCCGAACTGAGAAGGCAATAAATAATTTAGAATTTATAGAAGAACAGTATGAAGAAGCAAAACAATTGTTCCAAATCCGTCAGGATTCATTAGCAGCTTTTCAGGATCGGAATGTAAATCTTAATTTACAAAGTGTAGCTGTGGTGGAGCAACGTCTTCAGTCTGAGTATGATTTAGCGTTCAGCCTTTATAACACATTAGCCCGAAGACTACAGGAAGCAAAGATTCAGGTGCAGGAAGAAACACCTGTCTTCAGGGTTCATGAGCCTGCTGTGATACCGGGGAGTCCATCTGAACCAGACCCTTTAAGAATTTTAGGTGGTTCATTATTTGCAGGCCTGTTTTTGGGGATTGTTATGATCTATCTGAGACGATGGGTATCCTACTTTTGGAATGAATTTAAAAATAAAGATCCTAAACCTTACCTAAGCTGA
- a CDS encoding glycosyltransferase family 4 protein, producing MAEKILIISPVPLFPGHAGNRERIRAICYELMSSGYQLDFFYTGFHQEISNDHQTFFNGTVLEHALTDEKVKWIKNPLYRMREILQGIRIKTDRWLRYLKDGAKSARFNRSLKEYRNFGKLILLENQIHSDSYKAVVVNYAPYSFYFDLFDKETIKIIDTHDRLTDRFKLFSENNQAPADWHSLQKKDEKKVLAKADVVWAITEQEKYFFEELLAADSVQVYLLKHLISYSQTENRESVNTIIMIGSSNRLNIRGLTWFLEQVWKKITHYEFDLKFLVAGSICEAVDASILDENVELYGRFDSTDEIYSKGDLFINPMQEGTGLKIKTFEALANGKFVLSTEAGATGLQELIGHALICTNNPAVWISEIKDFFEKGTKKEEKLEQTKKIISKIYRDNLNVISKSLNIKKGS from the coding sequence ATGGCTGAAAAAATTCTCATCATAAGTCCGGTTCCACTTTTTCCGGGTCATGCGGGTAATCGCGAAAGAATTCGGGCGATCTGTTACGAGCTGATGTCCAGTGGATACCAACTCGATTTTTTTTATACAGGATTCCATCAAGAAATTTCGAATGATCATCAAACCTTTTTTAACGGTACAGTTTTAGAACATGCTCTGACGGATGAAAAAGTAAAATGGATTAAAAATCCGCTGTATAGAATGAGAGAAATTCTTCAGGGTATCAGGATAAAAACAGACCGATGGTTGAGATATCTCAAAGATGGAGCGAAATCTGCTCGATTTAACCGGAGCTTGAAGGAGTACAGAAATTTCGGGAAGCTAATTCTCCTGGAGAATCAAATACATAGTGATTCATATAAAGCTGTAGTTGTAAACTATGCCCCTTACTCCTTCTACTTTGATCTTTTTGACAAAGAAACTATCAAAATTATCGATACACATGATCGGTTAACGGATCGTTTTAAACTGTTTTCAGAAAACAACCAAGCTCCGGCAGACTGGCACAGTCTTCAAAAAAAGGATGAGAAAAAAGTTCTTGCAAAAGCAGATGTAGTGTGGGCAATTACGGAGCAGGAAAAATATTTTTTTGAGGAGTTGCTCGCCGCAGACTCAGTACAAGTTTATTTATTAAAACATCTGATTTCCTACAGCCAAACAGAAAATCGTGAATCGGTCAATACTATTATTATGATCGGTTCATCAAATCGACTGAATATCAGAGGTTTGACATGGTTTTTAGAGCAGGTTTGGAAAAAAATTACACACTACGAATTTGATCTGAAATTCCTGGTAGCCGGGTCGATTTGTGAGGCCGTAGATGCGTCTATATTGGATGAAAATGTTGAACTTTATGGAAGGTTTGATTCAACCGACGAAATTTATTCTAAAGGAGATCTTTTCATCAACCCGATGCAGGAGGGTACAGGTTTAAAAATCAAAACTTTTGAAGCACTTGCCAATGGTAAATTTGTACTTTCAACGGAAGCCGGCGCTACGGGATTACAAGAACTGATTGGCCATGCGTTGATCTGTACAAATAATCCTGCTGTCTGGATTTCTGAGATTAAAGATTTTTTTGAAAAGGGAACTAAAAAGGAAGAAAAGTTAGAGCAAACAAAAAAAATTATCTCAAAAATCTACAGGGATAATTTAAATGTGATTAGCAAATCGTTGAACATCAAAAAAGGAAGCTAA
- a CDS encoding glycosyltransferase, whose amino-acid sequence MNPKDFQSERPTVSVIIPFYNNQDEVVRIEEHIRNQTYPESNLEVIFVDNGSEDSYQFQESFLKRNILLTEKKYLNSPYSARNRGIEASTGEIIVFVDANSFPEGDWLEQGVNCLRDSGKDLMGGNVLFDFQDEMTAAKIVDSLTSIQMKDAIEKRGVAYTANLFVKRCVFDQIGHFEERSAIRW is encoded by the coding sequence ATGAATCCAAAAGATTTTCAATCGGAAAGGCCGACTGTTTCTGTCATCATTCCTTTTTATAACAATCAGGATGAGGTTGTACGGATTGAAGAGCATATACGAAATCAAACCTACCCGGAAAGTAATCTTGAAGTCATTTTTGTGGATAATGGTTCTGAGGACTCGTATCAATTTCAGGAGTCTTTTTTAAAGAGGAACATCCTGCTTACAGAAAAGAAATATTTAAACAGCCCATACTCCGCAAGAAACAGGGGGATAGAAGCATCAACAGGGGAGATTATTGTTTTTGTGGATGCGAATTCATTTCCTGAAGGTGATTGGTTGGAACAAGGGGTGAACTGCCTGAGAGATTCCGGGAAGGATTTAATGGGTGGGAATGTGCTATTTGATTTCCAGGATGAAATGACGGCCGCTAAAATTGTAGATTCATTAACATCCATACAGATGAAAGATGCGATTGAGAAAAGAGGTGTTGCATACACGGCTAATCTGTTCGTGAAAAGATGTGTTTTTGATCAAATCGGCCATTTTGAAGAGCGGAGTGCGATCCGGTGGTGA
- a CDS encoding glycosyltransferase, translating to MTPNLAIVLPAYKSEFLQKTLQSICNQTDQRFILYIFDDASPHNIEQITQQVSFDCKVKFKRFKRNLGKRSLTQQWERCIGETAEEDWIWLFSDDDIMTPDCVESFYKTVNVNPGFSAYRFNTKKVSVNGKVIKENEFPEILDGAEFLNNKLSYKEESYIVEYVFSRRAYQEIDGFPDLPLAWTADDLFCLKLAQHGGICSIKGGSVHWRYSDSNISGRKNRKNALLKVNAALEFVDWIMEKPNITQKLKPRELPITWYIRQIRSMLDQLTLIDQLKAVQSVSHHDKGAWIHYFRMKKNRSKIYGWLKKFSS from the coding sequence ATGACTCCAAATCTGGCAATTGTATTACCTGCCTACAAATCTGAATTTTTACAGAAAACGCTTCAAAGCATCTGCAATCAGACGGATCAGCGATTTATACTATACATTTTTGATGACGCCAGTCCACATAATATCGAACAGATTACTCAACAAGTATCTTTTGATTGTAAAGTTAAATTCAAACGGTTTAAAAGAAATCTTGGAAAGAGATCACTCACTCAGCAGTGGGAGCGATGCATTGGAGAGACAGCAGAGGAAGACTGGATCTGGCTTTTTTCTGATGATGATATTATGACACCAGATTGTGTGGAATCTTTTTATAAAACCGTTAATGTAAATCCGGGATTTTCGGCCTATCGGTTCAATACAAAAAAAGTATCAGTAAACGGAAAAGTTATTAAAGAGAACGAATTCCCGGAGATACTTGACGGGGCTGAATTCCTGAATAATAAGTTGTCCTACAAAGAGGAAAGCTATATTGTTGAGTATGTTTTTTCACGGAGAGCATATCAAGAGATAGATGGATTTCCTGACTTACCGCTTGCGTGGACGGCCGACGATCTTTTTTGCCTGAAACTCGCCCAACACGGAGGTATCTGCTCCATTAAGGGGGGATCTGTCCATTGGCGCTATAGTGATTCAAATATATCAGGTAGAAAGAATCGAAAAAATGCACTTTTGAAGGTGAATGCGGCTTTAGAATTTGTAGATTGGATCATGGAAAAGCCTAACATTACACAAAAACTCAAGCCCCGTGAATTGCCGATTACATGGTATATTCGTCAAATTCGCTCGATGCTGGATCAGTTGACGCTTATAGATCAGTTGAAAGCGGTGCAATCTGTATCACATCATGATAAAGGTGCATGGATACATTATTTTCGAATGAAAAAAAACAGAAGTAAAATATACGGATGGCTGAAAAAATTCTCATCATAA